Proteins co-encoded in one Zalophus californianus isolate mZalCal1 chromosome 9, mZalCal1.pri.v2, whole genome shotgun sequence genomic window:
- the LOC113922689 gene encoding LOW QUALITY PROTEIN: mediator of RNA polymerase II transcription subunit 22-like (The sequence of the model RefSeq protein was modified relative to this genomic sequence to represent the inferred CDS: inserted 1 base in 1 codon), with the protein MAQQRALPQSKEMLLQSYNKRLKEXVKSIMDNFTEIIKTAKVEDETQVSRATQGEQDNYKMHVRAANIVRAGESLMKLVSDLKQFLILNEFPSVNEAIDQRNQQLRALQEECDRKLIALWDEISIDLYELEEEYYSSRYR; encoded by the exons ATGgcccagcagagagccctgcCGCAGAGCAAGGAGATGCTGCTGCAGTCTTATAACAAGCGGCTCAAGG ATGTCAAGTCCATCATGGACAACTTCACCGAGATCATCAAGACCGCCAAGGTCGAGGACGAGACGCAAGTGTCAAGGGCCACTCAGGGCGAGCAGGACAACTACAAGATGCACGTTCGAGCTGCCAACATTGTCCGAGCCGGTGAGTCCCTGATGAAACTGGTGTCTGACCTCAAGCAATTCCTCATCCTCAATGAGTTCCCGTCAGTGAATGAGGCCATTGACCAGCGCAACCAGCAGCTGCGAGCCCTGCAGGAGGAGTGTGACAGGAAGCTCATTGCTCTGTGGGACGAGATCTCCATCGACCTGTATGAGCTAGAGGAAGAGTATTACTCGTCCAGGTACCGATAG